One stretch of Arachis hypogaea cultivar Tifrunner chromosome 20, arahy.Tifrunner.gnm2.J5K5, whole genome shotgun sequence DNA includes these proteins:
- the LOC112783141 gene encoding nucleolar complex-associated protein 2 — protein MSMETANDSEMSLGGDGHVRRRSRKKAVAESGAREHKEQLEKLKQKDPEFYEFLKEHDQELLQFSDEDIDENVGSDMEDGDVQPDEETSDQEIQEKEKQLSKKVITTSMVESWCKSIHEKGSVNAVHSLMKAFRTACHYGDDGGNESTTKFSVMSSAVFNKIMLSVLNEMDGILKKLLKLPASGGNHETIKNLMTTMQWKSHSHLVKSYLGNALHVLNQMTDTDMISFTLRRIKYSSLFLAAFPSLLRKYIKVVLHFWGTGGGALPVFSFLFIRDLCVRIGSLCIDECFRGIYKAYVLNCHFVNAVKLQHIQFLGNCIIELVGVNLQAAYQHAFIFIRQLAMILRDALNTKTKESFRKVCEWKYMNCLELWTGAICAYSSTSDFKQLAYPLTQIISGVARLVPTAKYFPLRLRCVRMLNRIAASTHSFVPVSMLLLDMLEMKELNKPPTGGVGKAVDLRSILKVSKPTLKTRAFQEACIFYVVEELAEHLAQWSYSVAFMELSFIPLVRLRSFCKSTKVDRFRKEMRQLIRQIEANCDFVNERRMSVSFLPSDLAASSFLEDEKKSASSALSKYVVTLRQRAEQKNTSLMESSVLVGEEASVFGKEISDSDEEDAKKNEEGAAIFSSSWLPGTGNDSKINHPKETKGKKRKQQRKERAIDDDVVEDLVLSSDEDEPSTREDDNVDNGPPKLKQKNKNKNKHKHKHKPKRFKTK, from the exons ATGAGCATGGAGACTGCCAATGATTCAG AGATGAGTTTGGGTGGAGATGGTCATGTAAGAAGAAGGAGCAGGAAAAAAGCCGTGGCTGAGAGTGGAGCAAGAGAACATAAAGAGCAATTAGAGAAACTTAAACAGAAG GACCCAGAATTTTACGAGTTCTTGAAAGAGCATGACCAGGAGTTGCTTCAGTTCAGTGATGAGGATATTGAT GAAAATGTGGGTTCTGACATGGAAGATGGAGATGTACAGCCAGATGAGGAGACTAGTGACCAAGAAATTCAAGAGAAGGAAAAACAATTGTCTAAGAAAGTTATAACTACCTCTATGGTTGAATCATGGTGCAAATCCATTCATGAAAAAGGGAGTGTAAATGCAGTCCATTCTCTGATGAAGGCTTTTAGGACAGCATGCCACTATGGCGATGATGGGGGGAATGAGTCTACAACAAAGTTTAGTGTAATGTCAAGCGCTGTTTTCAACAAAATAATGTTGTCTGTACTTAATGAAATGGATGGAATACTAAAGAAATTGTTGAAGCTCCCGGCTTCTGGTGGAAATCATGAGACCATAAAAAATTTGATGACCACGATGCAATGGAAGAGTCATAGCCATTTAGTGAAGTCATACCTTGGAAATGCTCTTCATGTTTTGAACCAAATGACTGACACTGATATGATATCATTTACTTTACGTCGGATTAAATACTCTTCACTGTTTCTGGCTGCTTTTCCGTCACTCCTAAGGAAGTATATTAAG GTGGTCCTTCATTTCTGGGGTACTGGGGGAGGTGCCCTTCCAGTTTTCTCATTTCTATTCATCAGAGATTTATGTGTACGCATTGGATCTCTCTGCATTGATGAATGCTTCAGAGGAATATATAAAGCCTATGTTTTGAATTGCCACTTTGTAAATGCGGTGAAACTTCAACatatccaattccttggcaattgcATCATTGAACTTGTTGGCGTGAATCTTCAGGCTGCGTATCAACATGCATTTATTTTCATCCGGCAGTTGGCTATGATTTTAAGGGACGCACTTAACACAAAAACTAAG GAATCTTTCCGGAAGGTTTGCGAATGGAAATACATGAACTGTCTTGAACTTTGGACTGGTGCCATCTGTGCCTACAGTTCAACATCGGACTTTAAACAACTTGCATATCCTCTGACCCAAATAATTTCTGGGGTAGCCCGTCTAGTTCCAACAGCTAAATATTTCCCCCTTAGGTTGAGATGTGTCAGAATGCTGAACCGGATCGCAGCTTCTACTCACTCTTTTGTACCAGTATCTATGCTCCTTTTGGACATGCTGGAGATGAAAGAGCTGAATAAGCCCCCTACAGGAGGTGTTGGTAAAGCTGTTGACTTACGCAGTATATTGAAG GTTAGCAAGCCAACACTAAAGACTAGAGCATTTCAAGAGGCGTGCATTTTTTATGTGGTTGAAGAGCTTGCTGAGCACTTGGCACAGTGGAGTTATTCCGTTGCATTCATGGAGTTGTCTTTTATTCCACTTGTGAGGTTGCGTAGCTTTTGTAAATCGACCAAAGTTGATAGGTTTCGGAAGGAAATGAGGCAGCTTATACGCCAG ATTGAGGCCAACTGTGACTTCGTGAATGAAAGGCGCATGTCAGTTTCCTTTTTACCTAGTGATCTGGCTGCATCATCTTTTCTTGAG GATGAAAAGAAGTCAGCCTCAAGTGCATTATCAAAGTATGTTGTAACACTCCGCCAGAGAGCAGAGCAAAAGAATACTTCATTAATGGAATCCAG TGTTCTTGTGGGAGAGGAAGCCTCTGTTTTTGGGAAAGAAATATCAGATAGCGATGAAGAGGATGCTAAAAAGAACGAGGAGGGAGCTGCCATCTTTAGTTCATCATGGTTACCTGGAACTGGAAATGACTCTAA GATAAATCACCCCAAAGAAacaaaagggaagaagagaaagcaACAGCGGAAAGAGAGAGCGATTGATGATGATGTCGTGGAGGACTTGGTACTAAGTTCTGATGAGGATGAACCTTCTACCAGGGAAGATGATAATGTTGATAATGGGCCTCCAAAACTAAAgcagaagaacaagaacaagaacaagcacaAGCACAAGCACAAACCAAAAaggtttaaaacaaaataa